One Tessaracoccus lacteus DNA window includes the following coding sequences:
- a CDS encoding DEAD/DEAH box helicase, translating to MTDPLARFTAPTREWFAGVFHEPTAVQVDAWDAISAGRHALVVAPTGSGKTLAAFLWALDRLATGRDDGRRGVRVLYVSPLKALGVDVERNLRAPLTGIRLAAARLGLPEPDITVGVRSGDTTPRERAALSRRPPDVLITTPESLYLMLTSSARETLTDVETVIVDEIHAVAGTKRGTHLALSLERLDALVGRDVQRVALSATVRPIERVAAFLGGDRAVEIVAPATRKLWDVSVRLPVADLANPGPAPGAPTDPLLVGPGTDTVTVGAPAGNSVWPHVEEAVYESILQGRSTLVFTNGRRTAERLTGRLNEIWAERHDPDALPDWPARPPAQVMASADHVRGAPLVIARAHHGSVSKEQRAEIEGALKSGELRCVVATSSLELGIDMGAVDRVIQIGAAPSVASALQRVGRAGHVVGAVSVGDVYPLFRGDLAAAVVTTERMLDGRIEELKVPRAPLDVLAQQTVAAAAAAGDAGLDVAEWLASVRRSLPYASLDASLLDAVVELLTGAYPSADFASLRARLTLLDGRLYPRPGALRLAATSGGTIPDRGLFGVFLAGEEQGPRRVGELDEEMVHESRVGDVFALGASSWRIEEITRDRVLVTPAPGNTGRLPFWRGEDDGRPAELGRHIGELQREAARDPGRLDRDFVDANTSANLATYLAEQRGATGAVPDDRTVVIERFRDELGDWRVVVHSPLGRRLLGAWSLIMADALSRETGVDVTPLAADDGVVLRLPDSDVVERLGSLLVPDPAEVERIVTEQVGGTALFAGRFRECAARALLLPRPNPGRRAPLWQQRQRAAQLLEVARHHPRFPIVLETVREVTQDVYDVPGLVELARQLRAGSVRLIEVVTEAPSPFAASILFRYPGAFIYDGDVPLAEKRAALLSMDPQLLAAALGTLDLREVLDADVVAEVVAELQHTAPGRLARNPEELADLTRLLGPIRLADLPRLVAGDLDISTAIEALGRRVAVLPVAGADRLVAAPDLGLLRDALGIPVPAGFAAQPDPVGRDPLTQLVARFARVNGPFTAALVSAEFGLGPATAQLVLDREVAARRLVAGRFTPGASDAEYVDPEVLRRIRSRSLARARAELQPVSGSGYARFLLASHQLADPPPSSPDEVLLALQRLAGAALPASAWETHVLPGRVAGYRPEHLDALLAEGEVAIRVRGSAGPNDPLIALVPVDDLDLLPPLDEVDEESAAVASAVAAGEGTWQAFAPGLPGEACAARLDALWRAAEQGAVAPSSMAPVRARVGGATRGAHKAARPSPRRRARIPRLGRPLGTPSVDTPPAGTGRWHRVADQQGTAADRALALASSWLERFGVITRGGVTADGTPGGFAAAYRLLAQLEAAGKVLRGYLIEGLGGAQFSTPDVIEELRRHADAPDVDAWPSGATHPVPVVLAALDPANPYGSVLPWPEHPVAHPARAAGALVVVADGLCLAHLTRGGRVLTLFAQGPEREEHARLVVAALRAAVGAGRMARVRIEEVDGTRIGASGLEQAMLEAGARITPKGIAIEADRA from the coding sequence ATGACCGACCCGCTGGCGCGCTTCACCGCCCCGACGCGCGAGTGGTTCGCGGGTGTCTTCCACGAGCCGACGGCCGTGCAGGTCGACGCCTGGGACGCCATCTCCGCGGGCCGGCACGCGCTGGTGGTGGCACCGACGGGGTCAGGCAAGACGCTGGCGGCCTTCCTGTGGGCGCTGGACCGGCTCGCCACCGGTCGCGACGACGGCCGACGCGGCGTGCGCGTGCTCTACGTCTCGCCGCTGAAGGCGCTCGGCGTCGACGTGGAGCGTAACCTCCGCGCGCCGCTGACGGGCATCCGGCTCGCCGCAGCCCGCCTTGGGCTGCCCGAGCCCGACATCACGGTCGGCGTCCGCTCCGGCGACACGACGCCGCGGGAGCGTGCGGCGCTGAGCAGGCGACCCCCGGACGTGCTGATCACGACGCCCGAGTCGCTGTACCTGATGCTGACCAGCTCAGCGCGCGAGACCCTCACGGACGTGGAGACGGTCATCGTCGACGAGATCCACGCCGTGGCCGGCACCAAGCGCGGCACGCACCTCGCGCTCAGCCTTGAGCGCCTCGACGCACTGGTCGGGCGCGACGTGCAGCGCGTGGCCCTGTCCGCGACCGTGCGGCCCATCGAGCGAGTCGCGGCCTTCCTCGGCGGCGACCGCGCCGTCGAGATCGTCGCCCCGGCGACCCGCAAGCTGTGGGACGTCTCGGTCCGGCTGCCCGTCGCCGACCTGGCGAACCCCGGCCCCGCCCCCGGCGCCCCGACCGACCCGCTGCTCGTGGGCCCTGGCACCGACACGGTCACCGTCGGCGCGCCCGCCGGGAACTCAGTGTGGCCGCACGTCGAGGAGGCCGTCTACGAGTCGATCCTGCAGGGCCGCTCCACGCTGGTGTTCACCAACGGCCGACGGACCGCCGAGCGACTGACGGGCAGGCTCAACGAGATCTGGGCCGAGCGCCACGACCCGGACGCCCTGCCGGACTGGCCCGCCCGGCCGCCCGCGCAGGTGATGGCCTCCGCGGACCACGTCCGCGGAGCCCCGCTCGTGATCGCGCGGGCCCACCACGGGTCCGTGAGCAAGGAGCAGCGCGCCGAGATCGAGGGGGCGCTCAAGTCGGGCGAACTCCGCTGCGTGGTGGCGACCAGCTCGCTGGAGCTGGGCATCGACATGGGCGCGGTGGACCGCGTGATCCAGATCGGGGCCGCGCCGTCGGTGGCCAGCGCCCTGCAGCGCGTCGGCCGCGCCGGTCACGTGGTCGGCGCCGTCTCCGTCGGCGACGTCTACCCGCTGTTCCGCGGCGACCTGGCCGCCGCCGTCGTCACGACCGAGCGCATGCTGGACGGGCGGATCGAGGAGCTGAAGGTCCCCCGCGCGCCGCTGGACGTGCTGGCCCAGCAGACCGTGGCCGCCGCCGCGGCGGCCGGCGACGCCGGGCTCGACGTCGCCGAGTGGCTCGCCTCCGTCCGCCGCTCGCTCCCATACGCCTCCCTCGACGCGTCGCTGCTCGACGCGGTCGTCGAACTGCTCACCGGCGCCTATCCGTCGGCCGACTTCGCGAGCCTGCGGGCCCGGCTGACCCTGCTGGACGGCCGCCTGTACCCACGCCCCGGGGCGCTGCGGCTGGCCGCCACCTCCGGGGGCACCATCCCGGACCGGGGCCTGTTCGGCGTCTTCCTGGCCGGCGAGGAACAGGGCCCCCGGCGCGTCGGCGAGCTGGACGAGGAGATGGTGCACGAGTCTCGGGTGGGCGACGTGTTCGCGCTGGGAGCGTCCTCCTGGCGGATCGAGGAGATCACCCGCGACCGCGTGCTGGTGACGCCCGCGCCGGGCAACACGGGCCGTCTCCCGTTCTGGCGGGGCGAGGACGACGGCCGTCCCGCCGAGCTCGGCCGCCACATCGGGGAGTTGCAGCGCGAGGCGGCCCGCGACCCGGGGCGGCTGGACCGCGACTTCGTCGACGCCAACACGTCGGCGAACCTGGCGACCTACCTCGCGGAGCAGCGCGGGGCCACCGGTGCGGTCCCCGACGACCGCACGGTCGTGATCGAGAGGTTCCGCGATGAGCTCGGCGACTGGCGCGTCGTCGTGCACTCACCGCTCGGTAGACGGCTGCTCGGCGCCTGGTCGCTGATCATGGCCGACGCGCTCTCCCGCGAGACCGGCGTCGACGTCACGCCGCTGGCCGCGGACGACGGCGTCGTCCTGAGGCTGCCGGACTCCGACGTCGTCGAGCGTCTCGGCTCCCTCCTGGTCCCAGACCCCGCCGAGGTCGAGCGCATCGTCACCGAGCAGGTCGGCGGCACGGCGCTGTTCGCCGGCCGGTTCCGGGAGTGCGCGGCGCGCGCGCTGCTCCTGCCGCGGCCGAATCCCGGCAGGCGGGCGCCGCTGTGGCAGCAGCGACAGCGCGCCGCGCAGCTGCTCGAGGTCGCGCGACACCACCCCCGGTTCCCGATCGTGCTGGAGACGGTCCGCGAGGTGACGCAGGACGTCTACGACGTGCCGGGGCTGGTCGAGCTCGCACGCCAGCTCCGCGCCGGATCGGTCCGGCTGATCGAGGTGGTCACCGAGGCGCCCAGCCCGTTCGCCGCCAGCATCCTGTTCCGGTATCCCGGGGCCTTCATCTACGACGGCGACGTGCCGCTGGCGGAGAAGCGCGCAGCCCTGCTGTCGATGGATCCGCAGCTCCTGGCCGCGGCTCTCGGCACGCTCGACCTTCGCGAGGTGCTCGATGCGGATGTGGTCGCCGAGGTGGTGGCCGAGCTGCAGCACACGGCACCCGGCCGTCTCGCCCGGAACCCCGAGGAGTTGGCGGACCTCACGCGCCTGCTCGGCCCGATCCGCCTCGCGGACCTGCCCCGCCTTGTGGCCGGCGACCTGGATATTTCGACAGCCATCGAAGCTCTGGGGAGGCGGGTGGCTGTCCTGCCCGTCGCCGGCGCCGACCGGCTCGTCGCGGCCCCCGACCTGGGGCTGCTGCGCGACGCGCTGGGTATCCCCGTCCCGGCCGGGTTCGCGGCGCAGCCCGATCCCGTCGGCCGCGACCCGCTGACCCAGCTGGTTGCCCGCTTCGCCCGCGTCAACGGGCCGTTCACCGCGGCCCTGGTCTCCGCCGAGTTCGGACTGGGCCCGGCCACCGCACAGCTGGTGCTGGACCGCGAGGTCGCCGCCCGCCGGCTGGTCGCGGGCCGCTTCACCCCCGGTGCGTCCGACGCGGAGTACGTCGACCCGGAGGTGCTCCGGCGCATCCGCAGCCGCTCGCTGGCCCGCGCCCGCGCCGAACTGCAGCCCGTCTCGGGCTCCGGCTACGCCCGGTTCCTGCTGGCCTCGCACCAGCTGGCCGACCCGCCGCCGTCGAGCCCCGACGAGGTGCTGCTCGCGCTCCAGCGGCTGGCCGGGGCCGCCCTGCCCGCCTCCGCGTGGGAGACGCACGTGCTGCCCGGACGCGTCGCCGGGTACCGTCCCGAGCACCTCGACGCGCTGCTGGCCGAGGGCGAGGTCGCGATACGCGTGCGCGGCTCGGCCGGCCCGAACGACCCCCTGATCGCACTGGTCCCAGTCGACGACCTCGACCTGCTGCCCCCGCTGGACGAGGTCGACGAGGAGTCCGCCGCCGTCGCATCCGCCGTCGCCGCCGGCGAGGGAACGTGGCAGGCCTTCGCCCCCGGGCTGCCCGGCGAGGCCTGCGCCGCGCGGCTCGACGCGCTGTGGCGCGCCGCCGAGCAGGGCGCGGTCGCGCCGTCGTCGATGGCCCCCGTCCGGGCCCGCGTCGGGGGCGCGACCCGCGGCGCCCACAAGGCCGCCCGACCCTCCCCCCGGCGCCGCGCGCGCATCCCCCGGCTCGGCCGCCCCCTCGGCACCCCGAGCGTCGACACCCCGCCCGCCGGCACCGGCCGCTGGCACCGCGTGGCCGACCAACAGGGAACCGCGGCCGACCGGGCGCTCGCCCTGGCCTCGTCGTGGCTCGAGCGGTTCGGCGTCATCACCCGCGGCGGCGTCACCGCGGACGGCACCCCTGGCGGCTTCGCGGCCGCGTACCGGCTGCTCGCCCAGCTGGAGGCCGCCGGCAAGGTGCTGCGCGGCTACCTCATCGAGGGCCTCGGGGGCGCGCAGTTCTCCACCCCGGACGTCATCGAGGAGCTCCGTCGACACGCGGACGCGCCGGACGTGGACGCCTGGCCGTCGGGTGCGACGCACCCGGTACCCGTCGTGCTCGCCGCGCTCGACCCGGCCAACCCGTACGGCTCCGTGCTCCCCTGGCCCGAGCACCCCGTCGCGCACCCCGCGCGGGCCGCGGGCGCCCTCGTCGTCGTCGCCGACGGGCTCTGCCTGGCGCACCTGACAAGGGGCGGCCGCGTCCTGACGCTGTTCGCGCAGGGGCCGGAGCGTGAGGAGCACGCCCGGCTGGTCGTCGCCGCCCTGCGCGCCGCCGTGGGCGCCGGGCGCATGGCGCGGGTCCGGATCGAGGAGGTCGACGGCACGCGCATCGGGGCCAGCGGCCTCGAGCAGGCGATGCTGGAGGCCGGCGCCAGGATCACGCCCAAGGGCATCGCGATCGAGGCGGACCGTGCCTGA